TCGGTGATTGCGGCATCCCCTTTGGCGACGGTCATCAGATGGCCCAGGATCCACCACGGATTGGCGAAGCCACTCGAAAGATTGCCAGGACGAAACGCATGGACCATGTGGACGAGGAGCTCCTCGAGGGTGCCGGCGAGAGCAAAGGGAACCAGAATCGCCCCGGTGATCGCGAGCCCGGCGACCATAGCGGGGATCAGACCCTCGAGCTTCGCGATGAACGAGCGGGAATCGTCCCTGGCGAGAAGGCCGATTGCCGCGACTGGAAACACGACGAGTGCCAGGGGTTTCACCCAGAACGCGAGAGCGAGCAGCCCACCCGACGCCGCGGCCAGACCGCTGCCGGCTGCCAGAAGCCCCGCGGCGGCGAGCGGAGCATAGGCGCCGTCCTGAAAGCCGAGAACCGCGCTGCTGAGCCAGCTCGAGGGAAGAGCCCAGTAGCAGGCCGAGAGGACGAGACCCCATCTGAGGTTCCGCCGGAACGCCCATAACAGCAGCCCGGCCGCGGCCACGTCTCCCAAGAAAGCGGGCAGCTTCGCCGCAACGTTCTCCCGCTCTCCAGCATCCATCTCCGGGAGGATTCGGGACACGAGAAGTGAGCTCGCTCTCCAGAGGGCCATGGCGAGGGGCGGATAATCGACCCCGAACTCCCGGCCACGATGACTCACGGTCCACGCCTCTTGGGGGTTGCGCAGCTGATGCCAGAACTGCCCCCGCGGAATCGTGTCTGCATCGCCGTAAACCCGCGTAACTCCGTGAGCGTTCGCGCGAGCGGTCCACGCCTTCCAGTACTCCGTATCCCACGAGCCGGGCGAAGGAAGAAAAAATAGCCTCACCCAGACGCCGAAGACCATTGCACTCAGAAGAGTCGCTCCCCAAACGAAACGCCGCCGGTCCTTGCCCGCGCTCACCCATCCCGCCACCATTAACCCACTCGGTATCGCCAGCCGGGCCATCCCCGACACCTCGGGAACGGTGAGGTAAACCAGCGCACTCTGGGCAACCAGACTCGAGAGCCCGGCGGCAAACAGGCCCATGGAAATTGCCAATTCGGGTCCTACCCTCCCGAGCAAGACCAGAACGAGAACGCCCGCGAGAAGCGAGCCGAGAGCCCTCGCAAACGAAAGCTTCTCGCGAGGGTTCTCGACCGATATGGAAACGAGACGTGCCGGGCGCGCCCCCGGCTGTCGCGCGAAGCTCACGAGGTCGAGTCGAACGCCAGGCGAAGGCGCCGGTGGAAGCGCCAGCGCGATGGCGCCTTCCCTGGATGAACGGACCATGTAGCTCGGCCCCCCATCGATCGAGACCGATGAGCTCACGTTCCCGCTGCTCCACTGCAGGAGCAGTCGGCCGGGTCGGAGTCGGTTGACTCCGGGAAGGCGGACGACCGAGCGCAGAGACGACGCGCTCCTAGGCGCCCCGCCCCGGACCGACGTTCGCCATCCAAAGGAATCAGACGTCAGACGGATCGAGCCCGGCTCGGTCAGATATGAGGCCAAGGCGGAGAGGAATACGATTCCCACCGCGATCCACAGACGTCGGGCTCGTGCCATCACGGCTCGGCCGCTAGAACGCGACGATTTAGCCCGACAAAAGCCGACGGCCGCCGCCACTCGATGAGGTGTGGTATTTGCAGCTCTTGCACCGGAGCATGTTACGTTCGCGTCGCCCAACGATCCACATCCAAGGCGCGCTTTGCAGCACCGGTGCTACTTCCCGGGCGGATCGCGATTAGGGGAACTATCGCTCCGCACCCCTAATGCCTCCTGCCATCGCCGAATCTCCGATTCGCCTAGAAACTCATGAACGACGTCGAAAATGCGCTGCTTCGGACCGAGGGGAAGGCGCTCGTCCTCCTGCTCCGCAAGTACAAGCAAACGCGCGACTTCGGAGCGAAGCTCGGGGCTCGTCGCGCAGACCTCTTCGAGCCAGCGGGTTCGCTCGCCGGGGGGCAAGTCGAGTGCTGCGCTCAGGATCTCGTCGACTTCGACCCATCGCGAGCCGGTGTGTGTACCCACCGTCGTTCCTCTCCCGGTTCTACGCGGCTCGGTGCCAAATCCCGCCCGGGCTCCGCCCATCTGGACTGCGCAGCCAAAGTCTAATTGACATGGACCTAATAACCATTCAATGTATGCCTATGGCCCGAAAGGCGACGTTGAAACGAAGAGCTTTCTTTGTCGACGAACGTACGCTGCGACGAGCAAAGAAAGCGCTGGGGTTGGCAAGCGACGCGGAAGTGGTGCGACTGGCAATCGAAAGGGTCGCGGAGATGGAGGAATTCTGGAATTTCATGAGGGAAACACGGAGCATCCTCGAGCCGGGAACCATAGAGGCTCCATAGCGTGGCCTGGGCGATCCTCGATACCAATATCTATATCGGTCATTGGGAACGGGGGCTCTACGACGAGGCGCTTGCCCAGGTTCGCCAGGCGTTCATCGTTCGTCATTCCGCGGTGGTGCTCTCGGAGCTCCGCCGCGGTGCGCGGACTCCGACGGCCCAGAGTGTGGTTGAGAATCTCTTGAAACGAGCAACCGTCGTCTGGACTCCGCAGGCGCCGGATTGGTGGGAAGCGGGACTGCTTATCCGGGAGCTGAGAGACGCCCGGGGCTGGCATAGAAGCAAGCGAAGGGATTTCCAGAACGACGCTCTAATTGCTTTAACGGCTCGCCGACACGGCGCTACCGTCGTTACCGCGAATCGAGCGGAGTTCCAGCTCTTGTCGCAGAAGCTCGGCGTGTCCGTGCTTTCGGTGTGATTTTCTACGGTCGGGCATCGCCTCAACCCCGGTCTGGTCCCTTCCAGAGACAAACTTACTTGCTTCGCTCGCGCCCATCGCAATACGCTTACGGCTCCAGGAGGCTTGGGCTATGCGGAGTTACGCGCTCGTTGTCTTCCTCGGAGCCGCGGCATGGGCGCGGGCCGAGGACACGGCCGACCTCATTCTCTTCGACGGAAACCTGTACACACTGGACGAGGCCAAACCATGGGCCACCGCCGTCGCCATCAAGGGAGAGCGTATTCTTGCCGTCGGCACCGATGACGAGGCACGTCGTTACCTCGGTGCAAACACGCGTGAGATCGATCTGAACGGAGCCTTCGCCTCCCCCGGCTTCAACGATGCCCACGTGCACGTCGACGGAACCGGGGCGCTCCTTACCGGCGTGAACCTCCTGGACGTGCACGAGCCCACGGCATTTCGCGAGCGAATCGAGGCCACGGCATCGCGGCTTCCCCCGGGGAGCTGGATCACACGCGGCATGTGGGGTGCTTACGAGCAATGGGGAGTCGGCTCCAGCGGAGAAGCGGCCTCGGGAGAAGTCTCGGGTGGCCCTTTCACACCCGACCGCAACCTCATCGATTCCGCCACGACGAAACATCCGGTTCTGGTCAGCCGCTTCGATCGAAGCATACACCTCGCGAACAGCCTCGCGCTGGATCTCGCGGGCATCGACGAATCGACTCCCGATCCGCCCGACGGTCAGATCGTGAAAGATGGGAGCGGCCGACTGACGGGAATCCTCACCGGGACAGCGTTCGATCTCGTTCAGAAAGTGATTCCGCCGATCTCGTTCGCGCAGCGCCTCATCCAGGTGCGTGCCGTGCTGAAGGAGGCACGGGAAGGCGGCGTCACGACGATTCAGGATCTGACCTCGGCGGAGCAGCTCATGGCCTACCAGCATCTGAAAGACAATGGCGAGCTGACGGTGCGAATCATGATCCGGCCGAACATCTTTCAAGCGGAGCACGTTGCCGCCCTCGGCCTTTCTCGAGGCTTCGGAGACGATTGGT
This region of Vicinamibacteria bacterium genomic DNA includes:
- a CDS encoding type II toxin-antitoxin system VapC family toxin, with amino-acid sequence MAWAILDTNIYIGHWERGLYDEALAQVRQAFIVRHSAVVLSELRRGARTPTAQSVVENLLKRATVVWTPQAPDWWEAGLLIRELRDARGWHRSKRRDFQNDALIALTARRHGATVVTANRAEFQLLSQKLGVSVLSV
- a CDS encoding amidohydrolase — translated: MRSYALVVFLGAAAWARAEDTADLILFDGNLYTLDEAKPWATAVAIKGERILAVGTDDEARRYLGANTREIDLNGAFASPGFNDAHVHVDGTGALLTGVNLLDVHEPTAFRERIEATASRLPPGSWITRGMWGAYEQWGVGSSGEAASGEVSGGPFTPDRNLIDSATTKHPVLVSRFDRSIHLANSLALDLAGIDESTPDPPDGQIVKDGSGRLTGILTGTAFDLVQKVIPPISFAQRLIQVRAVLKEAREGGVTTIQDLTSAEQLMAYQHLKDNGELTVRIMIRPNIFQAEHVAALGLSRGFGDDWLKLVGYKGWVDGIMGSSGAMFFTDYDHDPGNRGYLRPPMLPESVDGAAFELGSSDHYSDYPPGNMEKLIEQWLPTGVPPHIHAIGDLGNRIILDIFERVLTRAKMVDSDHRWRVIHAQVVHPDDFERFGELNLVAEVNPYHVSDDMRWMEERIGKERSIGAYAFRKLEDSGARIIFGSDSPGTNAARYYLSPVYGLFAAVSRQTLTGEPKEGWYADQRLTIEEAIEAYTKTPAWACFEEAVKGTLAPGMLADIAVFDTNLVEVGRTAPARLLDAKVLYTLVGGEVVYERE